Genomic window (Pseudomonas sp. L5B5):
GTTGATCGGTCGCAGATTGATCTGCGCGCTGATCTGGGCCTCGGCAAACTGCTGGACCTGGAACAGGTCCTGGCGCATGCGTTCATCGCGCAGGGGAATGCCGCTGCTGACCGAGTCGAGTTCGATCTGCAACTGAGCCAGGCCCTTGCCATCGACCTTGCCGTGCAGCACCAGAAAACGCTGGACCTCGGCAATGCTGGCATTCTTGGTGGTCACGAAGGACACGCGGGAGGATTCGTTGTCCAGGTACCAGTTGGCCTGGGCCGGCAAGGCCAGCGCTGACAACAGGCCGAGAAGAAGGCGGATCGGAGTACGCATGCAAGCTCCCGTGAACAGAAGGCGCCACCTTAACCGGCTGCCCGAAGGCTGGCAAACCCCCAAGCCACCGGTTACCGGGGCCAGAAGCCATAGGTGTAGCCCAGATGGAACCGTTCGGAACGATGGCTGATGATCCCAGCCGGCTCTTGGGAGCAGCCCCCACCGGGCTCGCCCCACGGTGGCCAAGCTCTGCTGTCCCAGCTGCCAGGGTTGCGGGTCTATGGTCGAAGCTGCATGGCAAAGGGCAATCGCTTCCCCTGGGTGGAACCCAGGCGCAGGGGGTGGGCTCAGGCGAGGTTTTTCTGCAACTGGACAACGGTCTCGGCGAGCAACCCCAGGTACTGGTGGCGCACCTGCTCGACACAGGACACGTCCTGGGGCCAATGCAGGGCGATGCTGCCGATCACCCGGCCGTCCACCAGCAACGGCAAGGCCACGGCGCGGATCAGGAACGGCAGGCGCATCGGGTATTCCCAGTAGCCTTCGGTGCGCTGGCCGCACCCCAGGTGCTGGAACTGCACGCACGGCAGCTGCCAGGCATCGATCGGCACGCACTCGCGCGCAGCCAGGCGCTGGACTTCTGCCCAGGGCAAGGCGCCAAGGCAGGCCTTGCCCATGGCCGAATGAAACAGGCTGGCATGCTGGCCGACCACCCGGCTGCTACTGCTCGGATAGCGCTTGCGCAACACCTCGGGCACCACGCTTTCCAGCACCTCCAGATGTTCGCCATCGAAACTCGACAGATCGCTCACCAGCCCAGTGCGGGCGCTCAGTTCCAGCAGCCAGGGGCCGGCACGCTCCGCCAGCTGGCGCTTGAAGCGTTGCCGGCTGTCACCGAACAGGCTGCGGGCACTCAGGCAGTAGCGCCGGTCGCTCAGACTGCGGTAGATCCAACCCTGCTCCAGCAAGGTCAGCAGCAGGCGCGATACCGTGGCCTTGGGCAGGCCGGTCAGGTAGTGCAATTCCTCCAGGCCCAGGGCCTGGTGCTGGCCCAGCAACTCGACAATGGCCAGGGCCCGCTCCACTGAACGCACACTGCCGCCTTCTACCTTGCTGGCCATGGTCCGAACTCCCTGCCTCGAGGATGGGTGAGGTTTTTCCCAGCAAGATGCGGGCCCCTGGACCTTGTCTGTGACGCTTGCCTGATTACCGGATATTGCCAGGAGGCCGCCGGCGAACCCACTGCGTGAGCTGTTCATGGGCATGGGCCAGTTGCAGCACGGCGTGGTCGGCCTGGGGCGGGCCGATGATCTGCATCCCCATGGGCAACCCCGCCAGGTTGAAACCCACCGGGATGCTGATGCTGGGCAGGCCAGCCAGGGTCGGACCGATGACCACTTCCATCCAGCGATGGTAAGTGTCCATTTCCTGCCCACCGATCTGGCGTGGCCAGGCCTGCCGTGCATCGAAAGGGAACACCTGGGCGGTGGGCAGCAGCAGGAAATCGTAACGTTCGAACAGGCGCAGCAGGGCCCGGTACCAATCACTGCGACTCTGGCAGGCGCGATACACATCGTCGGCGCTGAGATGGGCCGCCCCCTCCACTTCCCAGCGGGCCTCGGGCTTGAGCCAGCGGCGCGTATCCGGATCGTTGTACAGCGATCCCAGGGAGCCCTGGATCAACCAGTGCCGGTGCACGAGCCAGCAATCCCAGAGCTGCGCCAGGGAGAACTCCGGCTGGCAACTGTCCACCTCGCAACCCAGGTCGAGGAAATCCGCCAGGGCCTTCTCGCACAGCGCCAGCACCCCGGGCTCCATGGCCAGGTAGCCGTTGTAGTCCCCCAGCCAGCCCAGGCGCAGCCCTCGCACATCGCGCTGCAACGGCGCGCCCAGCTGCGCCGGGTCCTCCTTGAGCGACAGGGGAACCCGGGGGTCATAGCCCGATTGGGTCGCCAGCAGTTGGGCGACGTCGGCCACGGTGCGCCCCATCGGTCCCTCGGTAGCCAGTTGCTGGACGAACAGTTCCGGCGCCGGGCCATGGGGCACCCGGCCCAGGGAGGGCCGCATGCCGAACACGTTGTTGAACGCCGCCGGGTTGCGCAGCGAGCCCATCATGTCGCTGCCATCGGCCACCGGCAGCATGCGCAGCGCCAGGGCCACCGCCGCCCCGCCGCTGCTGCCACCGGCGCTCAGGTTGTTGTCGTAGGCATTGCCGGTGGTGCCGAACAGCTGGTTGTAGGTGTGCGAGCCCAGGCCGAACTCCGGGACATTGCTCTTGCCAACGATCAGCGCCCCGCTGGCGCGTACTCGCGCCACGCTGATGGCGTCCTCCTGCGGCACCTGCGCGGCGAACAGTGGCGAGCCCAGGCTGGTGGCCAAGCCGGCGGTGGCGGCCAGGTCCTTGATCGCCTGGGGCATGCCGTGCATCCAGCCCAGGG
Coding sequences:
- a CDS encoding YceI family protein, producing the protein MRTPIRLLLGLLSALALPAQANWYLDNESSRVSFVTTKNASIAEVQRFLVLHGKVDGKGLAQLQIELDSVSSGIPLRDERMRQDLFQVQQFAEAQISAQINLRPINDLANGAQIELLLPVTVNLHGQEHTYNAELLATRLDERRFQVVTLEPLVLNAEDFNLAPGLDSLRKAAGLSAISFSVPVGAVLIFTAR
- a CDS encoding IclR family transcriptional regulator, giving the protein MASKVEGGSVRSVERALAIVELLGQHQALGLEELHYLTGLPKATVSRLLLTLLEQGWIYRSLSDRRYCLSARSLFGDSRQRFKRQLAERAGPWLLELSARTGLVSDLSSFDGEHLEVLESVVPEVLRKRYPSSSSRVVGQHASLFHSAMGKACLGALPWAEVQRLAARECVPIDAWQLPCVQFQHLGCGQRTEGYWEYPMRLPFLIRAVALPLLVDGRVIGSIALHWPQDVSCVEQVRHQYLGLLAETVVQLQKNLA
- a CDS encoding amidase; this translates as MTKLHDSSAGDSIVELDALALSRAIHDRELSCREVMQAYLAQIERLNPQANALVSLREPERLLEEADERDRQLAQGQSLGWMHGMPQAIKDLAATAGLATSLGSPLFAAQVPQEDAISVARVRASGALIVGKSNVPEFGLGSHTYNQLFGTTGNAYDNNLSAGGSSGGAAVALALRMLPVADGSDMMGSLRNPAAFNNVFGMRPSLGRVPHGPAPELFVQQLATEGPMGRTVADVAQLLATQSGYDPRVPLSLKEDPAQLGAPLQRDVRGLRLGWLGDYNGYLAMEPGVLALCEKALADFLDLGCEVDSCQPEFSLAQLWDCWLVHRHWLIQGSLGSLYNDPDTRRWLKPEARWEVEGAAHLSADDVYRACQSRSDWYRALLRLFERYDFLLLPTAQVFPFDARQAWPRQIGGQEMDTYHRWMEVVIGPTLAGLPSISIPVGFNLAGLPMGMQIIGPPQADHAVLQLAHAHEQLTQWVRRRPPGNIR